A single region of the Aeromicrobium chenweiae genome encodes:
- a CDS encoding MerR family transcriptional regulator, which produces MIESHDNDATATSDAAAEASDQGLLFTDDVSPLPEDAGFRGPTACNAAGITYRQLDYWARTKLVEPTVRSATGSGTQRLYSFKDILLLKIIKRLLDAGVSLQQIRVAIDHLRVRGTDDLTQVTLMSDGASVYECRSADEVIDLLQGGQGVFGIAIGGVWKEIEGSLHTLPSERAVEIPVADDELAARRRARLSS; this is translated from the coding sequence ATGATCGAGTCGCACGACAACGACGCCACCGCCACGTCAGACGCGGCTGCGGAGGCCAGCGATCAGGGCCTCCTGTTCACCGACGACGTCTCGCCGCTGCCCGAGGACGCCGGTTTCCGCGGCCCGACCGCGTGCAACGCCGCCGGCATCACGTACCGCCAGCTGGACTACTGGGCCCGCACCAAGCTCGTCGAGCCCACGGTCCGCTCCGCGACCGGGTCGGGCACCCAGCGCCTCTACTCGTTCAAGGACATCCTGCTCCTCAAGATCATCAAGCGACTCCTCGACGCCGGCGTCTCGCTGCAGCAGATCCGGGTCGCGATCGACCACCTGCGGGTCCGCGGCACCGACGACCTGACCCAGGTCACGCTCATGAGCGACGGAGCCAGCGTCTACGAGTGCCGCTCGGCGGACGAGGTCATCGACCTCCTGCAGGGCGGCCAGGGCGTGTTCGGCATCGCGATCGGTGGTGTCTGGAAGGAGATCGAGGGCTCGCTGCACACCCTCCCGAGCGAGCGCGCCGTCGAGATCCCCGTCGCCGACGACGAGCTCGCCGCCCGCCGCCGGGCCCGTCTCTCCAGCTGA
- a CDS encoding bifunctional nuclease family protein has protein sequence MREVEVVGVRVEMPTNQPLVLLRELEGSRYLPIWIGAVEASAIAYAQQGTATMRPLTHELMQQMIEALGDELDEVRITAVDEGVFYAVLVFASGVHVEARPSDSIALALRAGARIVCAEDVLDEAGIASTTEEDEEIEKFREFLDDVTPEDFEE, from the coding sequence ATGCGTGAGGTCGAGGTCGTGGGCGTGCGGGTCGAGATGCCGACCAACCAGCCGCTGGTCCTCCTCCGGGAGCTGGAGGGCAGCCGCTACCTGCCCATCTGGATCGGTGCGGTCGAGGCGTCCGCGATCGCGTACGCCCAGCAGGGCACCGCGACCATGCGGCCGCTGACCCACGAGCTGATGCAGCAGATGATCGAGGCGCTCGGCGACGAGCTCGACGAGGTGCGGATCACCGCGGTCGACGAGGGTGTGTTCTACGCGGTCCTGGTGTTCGCCTCCGGCGTCCACGTCGAGGCCCGTCCGTCGGACTCGATCGCGCTGGCACTGCGGGCGGGAGCCCGGATCGTCTGCGCCGAGGACGTCCTCGACGAGGCCGGCATCGCCTCGACGACCGAGGAGGACGAGGAGATCGAGAAGTTCCGGGAGTTCCTCGACGACGTGACGCCCGAGGACTTCGAGGAGTAA
- a CDS encoding MerR family transcriptional regulator yields the protein MTQPLPELSRLGIGKVLDELLPEFPDLTITKIRYLESEGLLEPERTPSGYRKFSFHDVERLRFILRQQRDKFWPLGHIRQVLDDMDRGVVPDTEQAATTRVPHLSLAEDGLPDETSFLEGSSTVRLSRAELIESAGIDDATLDAIEEFGLIKRRRSQTYYDGTALQVAALVGEFAELGLEPRHLKMFSAAADREVALFDQVVSPRSRRLDKDAAERTIAGLAALSIRLQAVLVRSRLHG from the coding sequence GTGACCCAGCCGCTGCCGGAGCTGTCGAGGCTCGGGATCGGCAAGGTGCTCGACGAGCTGTTGCCGGAGTTCCCGGACCTCACGATCACCAAGATCCGCTACCTGGAGTCCGAGGGACTGCTGGAGCCCGAGCGCACGCCGTCGGGCTACCGCAAGTTCTCGTTCCACGACGTCGAGCGGCTGCGCTTCATCCTGCGTCAGCAGCGTGACAAGTTCTGGCCCCTCGGCCACATCCGTCAGGTCCTCGACGACATGGACCGCGGCGTCGTCCCCGACACCGAGCAGGCGGCCACGACCCGCGTGCCGCACCTGAGCCTGGCCGAGGACGGCCTGCCCGACGAGACGTCGTTCCTCGAGGGCTCGAGCACCGTGCGCCTGTCGCGCGCGGAGCTGATCGAGTCCGCGGGCATCGACGACGCGACGCTCGACGCGATCGAGGAGTTCGGCCTCATCAAGCGGCGCAGGTCCCAGACGTACTACGACGGGACCGCCCTGCAGGTCGCAGCGCTGGTGGGGGAGTTCGCCGAGCTCGGGCTCGAGCCGCGGCACCTCAAGATGTTCAGCGCCGCCGCCGACCGCGAGGTCGCGCTGTTCGACCAGGTCGTCTCGCCGCGCTCGCGCCGTCTCGACAAGGACGCGGCCGAGCGCACGATCGCCGGCCTCGCCGCGCTGTCCATCCGCCTGCAGGCCGTCCTGGTCAGAAGTCGACTGCACGGTTGA
- a CDS encoding FHA domain-containing protein: MSDHTTHIPILDADTEEMSASDVSAVENLPAGSAMLLVQRGPDSGARFLLDSDVVTVGRHPDSDIFLDDISVSRRHATFTRTGSGYSITDLGSLNGSYVNRDRIDGEVTLSGGDEVQIGKYRLIYFSGAPRATA; the protein is encoded by the coding sequence GTGAGTGATCACACCACCCACATCCCGATCCTGGACGCCGACACCGAGGAGATGTCCGCCTCGGACGTCTCGGCGGTCGAGAACCTCCCGGCCGGCAGCGCGATGCTGCTGGTGCAGCGGGGACCCGACTCCGGTGCGCGCTTCCTGCTCGACAGCGATGTGGTGACCGTGGGTCGGCACCCGGACAGCGACATCTTCCTCGATGACATCAGCGTCTCGCGCCGCCACGCCACCTTCACGCGTACCGGCTCGGGCTACTCGATCACCGACCTGGGCAGCCTCAACGGCAGCTACGTCAACCGCGACCGCATCGACGGGGAGGTCACCCTCTCCGGCGGCGACGAGGTCCAGATCGGCAAGTACCGCCTCATCTACTTCTCCGGCGCCCCGAGGGCCACGGCGTGA
- the gcvH gene encoding glycine cleavage system protein GcvH: MIPEDLFYSEEHEWVRLDEDIATIGITDFAQDQLGDIVYVELPAVGDRVESGSVIGELESTKSVSDIYSPLTGEVVARNDALDGSAEVINSDPYGEGWLIKVRSLEDDPTASLIEAEAYAALTAD, translated from the coding sequence GTGATCCCTGAGGACCTGTTTTACAGCGAGGAGCACGAGTGGGTGCGCCTCGACGAGGACATCGCCACGATCGGCATCACGGACTTCGCCCAGGACCAGCTCGGTGACATCGTCTACGTCGAGCTGCCGGCCGTCGGGGACCGCGTCGAGTCCGGATCGGTCATCGGCGAGCTCGAGTCCACCAAGTCCGTCAGCGACATCTACTCACCGCTGACCGGCGAGGTCGTGGCCCGCAACGACGCCCTCGACGGCAGCGCCGAGGTCATCAACTCCGACCCGTACGGAGAGGGCTGGCTCATCAAGGTGCGCTCGCTCGAGGACGACCCCACGGCCTCGCTCATCGAGGCGGAGGCGTACGCCGCTCTCACCGCCGACTGA
- a CDS encoding DUF881 domain-containing protein, whose protein sequence is MPESSPRKRRSLFKVSVSQLVVAALIGGLAFAITVQVRDEDNDDYSGVRGDELVELLKSLDSANERLNGQIDDLTLTRNGLLSSTRRSQQAQKQAKKRAEELSILAGTVGATGPGIEVVIQDPDQQIDAAAILDAIEELRDAGAEVLALNGVARVVAQTYFLDDENQIRVGGREIKRPYRIEAIGDAASLAEAVRFPGGLVDALENRGATVVVNQKDKVTITALADIKSPEYAQTPP, encoded by the coding sequence ATGCCTGAGTCGTCACCTCGCAAGCGCCGCTCGCTGTTCAAGGTCAGCGTCTCCCAGCTCGTCGTCGCCGCCCTGATCGGCGGGCTGGCCTTCGCGATCACGGTGCAGGTGCGTGACGAGGACAACGACGACTACTCGGGCGTCCGCGGCGACGAGCTCGTGGAGCTGCTCAAGTCGCTCGACTCGGCGAACGAGCGGCTCAACGGCCAGATCGACGACCTCACGCTGACCCGCAACGGGCTCCTCAGCAGCACCCGGCGCAGCCAGCAGGCCCAGAAGCAGGCCAAGAAGCGGGCCGAGGAGCTCTCGATCCTGGCCGGCACCGTCGGGGCCACCGGTCCCGGCATCGAGGTCGTGATCCAGGACCCGGACCAGCAGATCGACGCCGCCGCGATCCTCGACGCGATCGAGGAGCTCCGCGACGCGGGGGCCGAGGTCCTCGCCCTCAACGGCGTCGCGCGGGTCGTCGCGCAGACGTACTTCCTGGACGACGAGAACCAGATCCGGGTCGGCGGCCGGGAGATCAAGCGGCCCTACCGGATCGAGGCGATCGGCGACGCGGCGAGCCTCGCGGAGGCGGTACGCTTCCCCGGCGGACTCGTCGACGCGCTGGAGAATCGCGGCGCGACGGTCGTCGTGAACCAGAAGGACAAGGTCACGATCACGGCTTTGGCCGACATCAAGAGCCCGGAGTACGCTCAAACCCCACCCTGA
- a CDS encoding small basic family protein produces MIPVIGLALGVIIGLAFQPTVPADLQPYLPIAIVAALDAVVGALRALGERRFEDRVFVVSFISNVVIAAFMVYLGDQLGVGSQLSTGVVVVLGIRIFANAAAIRRRIFHA; encoded by the coding sequence ATGATCCCGGTCATCGGGCTCGCGCTCGGCGTCATCATCGGTCTGGCGTTCCAGCCGACCGTGCCGGCCGACCTGCAGCCGTACCTCCCGATCGCGATCGTGGCAGCGCTCGACGCCGTCGTCGGCGCGCTGCGCGCCCTGGGGGAGCGCCGCTTCGAGGACCGCGTGTTCGTCGTGTCCTTCATCTCCAACGTCGTGATCGCGGCCTTCATGGTCTACCTCGGCGACCAGCTGGGCGTCGGCTCGCAGCTGTCGACCGGGGTCGTCGTCGTTCTCGGCATCCGCATCTTCGCCAACGCTGCGGCGATCCGCCGACGGATCTTCCATGCCTGA
- a CDS encoding DUF881 domain-containing protein, whose translation MTEPDTATRAEGLLEQIADTALDDDYYVVRSGPGAQHRQFNTVLTGVVMAVFALLVAIAAIQTRSDRPATERERATLINSIDARKKTLASREATAVRLRGEVQDLQGRVDGFDPAYQELRLIASDVAATGPGITVRVSPNTFDDREGQIRDRDLRILVNGLWYAGAEAVSVNGNRVGSLSAIRFADSVIKVNYRGIAPPYVVKAIGDKDTLAERFEENPAGRYWKRRQKDAGVSFAVTRSSDLRVGVVPRARLTIRHATAIKGEE comes from the coding sequence ATGACCGAGCCGGACACCGCGACCCGCGCCGAGGGTCTGCTCGAGCAGATCGCCGACACGGCGCTCGACGACGACTACTACGTCGTCCGGTCCGGTCCGGGAGCGCAGCACCGGCAGTTCAACACCGTCCTGACCGGCGTGGTCATGGCCGTGTTCGCCCTGCTCGTCGCGATCGCCGCGATCCAGACCCGGTCGGACCGGCCGGCGACCGAGCGCGAGCGCGCGACCCTCATCAACAGCATCGACGCCCGCAAGAAGACGCTGGCCAGCCGTGAGGCGACGGCGGTGCGTCTCCGCGGGGAGGTGCAGGACCTGCAGGGTCGCGTCGACGGCTTCGACCCGGCCTACCAGGAGCTGCGCCTCATCGCGTCCGACGTCGCAGCGACCGGCCCGGGCATCACGGTGCGGGTCAGCCCCAACACGTTCGACGACCGGGAGGGGCAGATCCGCGACCGCGACCTGCGCATCCTCGTCAACGGCCTCTGGTACGCCGGGGCCGAGGCGGTGTCGGTCAACGGCAACCGCGTCGGCTCGCTGTCGGCGATCCGCTTCGCCGACAGCGTCATCAAGGTCAACTACCGCGGCATCGCGCCGCCGTACGTCGTCAAGGCGATCGGCGACAAGGACACCCTCGCCGAGCGGTTCGAGGAGAACCCCGCCGGTCGTTACTGGAAACGCAGGCAGAAGGATGCAGGGGTGAGCTTCGCCGTGACACGATCGTCCGACCTGCGGGTGGGCGTCGTGCCGCGGGCGCGGCTCACGATCCGACATGCGACAGCCATCAAGGGGGAAGAATGA
- a CDS encoding CDP-alcohol phosphatidyltransferase family protein, producing MNDRVLTIPNALSFVRLLLVPVFLWLVLGPERDGLALLVLMVSGVTDYLDGKLARRFNQASKIGAILDPVADRFYILAVVIGLGFRDIIPWWLAVILPLRDVFLFSLVPFLRTRGYSSLPVHFLGKAATASLLYAFPLLLLGDSTGTVADLANVFGWAFTIWGVALYWWGGILYAFQVRRLLATTERVVRS from the coding sequence GTGAACGACCGCGTCCTGACGATCCCCAACGCCCTGAGCTTCGTGCGCCTCCTGCTCGTGCCGGTGTTCCTGTGGCTCGTGCTGGGCCCCGAGCGCGACGGACTGGCCCTGCTGGTCCTCATGGTCTCGGGCGTCACGGACTACCTCGACGGCAAGCTGGCGCGCCGGTTCAACCAGGCGTCCAAGATCGGCGCGATCCTCGACCCGGTCGCCGACCGCTTCTACATCCTGGCTGTCGTCATCGGCCTGGGCTTCCGCGACATCATCCCGTGGTGGCTCGCGGTGATCCTCCCGCTGCGCGACGTGTTCTTGTTCAGCCTCGTGCCGTTCCTGCGGACCCGCGGCTACAGCTCGCTGCCGGTGCACTTCCTCGGGAAGGCCGCGACCGCGAGCCTCCTGTACGCGTTCCCGCTGCTGCTGCTCGGTGACTCGACCGGGACGGTGGCCGACCTCGCGAACGTGTTCGGCTGGGCGTTCACGATCTGGGGCGTCGCGCTCTACTGGTGGGGCGGCATCCTCTACGCGTTCCAGGTCAGACGGCTCCTGGCCACGACCGAACGCGTCGTCCGGAGCTGA
- a CDS encoding superoxide dismutase encodes MAVYTLPDLPYDYGALDPHISGKIMELHHSKHHATYVAGINQALEQLEEAREKESFGNINVLEKNLAFHLGGHINHSIFWKNLSPEGGDKPTGELAAAIDQDFGSFDAFRAQFEATALGLQGSGWAILTWDTLGQKLVVVQLFDQQNNIPATLIPITQLDMWEHAFYLDYLNVKGDYVKAWWNIVNWADAQERFTAATSGGQIIF; translated from the coding sequence GTGGCTGTCTACACACTTCCGGACCTGCCGTACGACTATGGCGCTCTGGATCCGCACATTTCCGGAAAGATCATGGAGCTTCACCACTCCAAGCACCACGCGACCTACGTCGCGGGCATCAACCAGGCGCTCGAGCAGCTCGAGGAGGCCCGCGAGAAGGAGTCCTTCGGCAACATCAACGTGCTGGAGAAGAACCTCGCGTTCCACCTCGGTGGTCACATCAACCACTCGATCTTCTGGAAGAACCTCTCCCCCGAGGGCGGCGACAAGCCCACGGGCGAGCTCGCTGCAGCGATCGACCAGGACTTCGGCTCGTTCGACGCGTTCCGCGCGCAGTTCGAGGCGACCGCTCTTGGTCTGCAGGGCTCCGGCTGGGCGATCCTCACGTGGGACACGCTGGGCCAGAAGCTCGTGGTCGTGCAGCTGTTCGACCAGCAGAACAACATCCCGGCCACGCTGATCCCGATCACGCAGCTGGACATGTGGGAGCACGCGTTCTACCTCGACTACCTCAACGTCAAGGGCGACTACGTCAAGGCGTGGTGGAACATCGTGAACTGGGCCGACGCCCAGGAGCGCTTCACCGCAGCAACGTCGGGCGGCCAGATCATCTTCTGA
- a CDS encoding cytochrome c oxidase assembly protein, whose translation MTQTVRDTVAGFVLAGLALLFFLVVGGGAPEPAPQGLPDPGQLVGWAVPVIKVVLDLSALLVIGFLTAAVFLLPSSEPEAQGLSVQATRLASRWATAWSIGSLIYFLPKVAEVFAKPIGSLSYPEISGYVGTSDGRAILLQALGAGLVAVGTRWTLSVRGLAVLLGLALATLAPITLTGHSAGSGSHDLATTSLFLHVLGVTLWVGGLAALGWVALRGSKRLEPAIARYSSVALWAFVIVGVSGVVNATVRLRSIGDVFGETYGLLVVAKVVALVVLGAFGYRQRRRIVAKGGGFVRIAVVELFVMAAAIGLAVALSRTPTPVGDDVLKTPVEELLGGPMPAAPTVLRLLWGFAGNGVGLAIVGLGTAFYLRGVWAMHRRGDAWPVGRTISWLVGMVAIAWATFGGLGEYSHVLFSAHMASHMLLSMVAPIFLVLGAPVTLALRTLPGPRQPGEVSPRAMLLGFLNSRFSQVITHPLVGPVLFVGSLYGLYFTGIFETLMGSHWGHAVMEIHFLAVGTLFYYVLIGIDPSPRNLQPIARFGMLLVTVPFHAFFAIAVMSSNTVFALDYWKSLDRPYRTDLLADQYLGGGMAWAMGEVPLVLVMVAILFQWFRSDTREAKRYDRAEDRNEDAALEAYNARLRDLAEHGRRREP comes from the coding sequence ATGACGCAGACCGTGCGTGACACCGTCGCCGGCTTCGTCCTCGCCGGCCTGGCCCTGCTGTTCTTCCTCGTCGTCGGCGGGGGAGCGCCCGAGCCCGCCCCCCAGGGCCTCCCCGACCCGGGCCAGCTCGTCGGCTGGGCCGTCCCGGTCATCAAGGTCGTGCTCGACCTGTCGGCGCTGCTGGTCATCGGCTTCCTGACCGCCGCGGTGTTCCTGCTGCCGTCGTCTGAGCCGGAGGCCCAGGGGCTGTCCGTGCAGGCCACCCGGCTCGCGTCGCGATGGGCCACCGCCTGGTCGATCGGCAGCCTCATCTACTTCCTGCCGAAGGTCGCCGAGGTGTTCGCCAAGCCGATCGGCAGCCTGTCGTACCCCGAGATCAGCGGCTACGTCGGCACGTCGGACGGCCGCGCGATCCTCCTGCAGGCGCTCGGCGCCGGGCTGGTCGCGGTCGGCACCCGGTGGACGCTGTCCGTCCGCGGTCTCGCGGTGCTCCTGGGTCTTGCGCTCGCGACGCTGGCACCCATCACGCTGACCGGGCACTCGGCCGGCTCGGGCTCCCACGACCTGGCCACCACGAGCCTGTTCCTGCACGTCCTGGGCGTCACGCTGTGGGTCGGCGGGCTGGCCGCCTTGGGCTGGGTCGCGCTGCGCGGCAGCAAGCGCCTCGAGCCGGCCATCGCCCGCTACTCCTCGGTCGCGCTGTGGGCGTTCGTCATCGTGGGGGTCTCCGGTGTCGTCAACGCCACGGTGCGGCTGCGGTCGATCGGTGACGTGTTCGGGGAGACGTACGGACTGCTGGTCGTGGCCAAGGTCGTGGCCCTCGTCGTGCTGGGTGCGTTCGGCTACCGCCAGCGTCGCCGCATCGTCGCCAAGGGCGGCGGCTTCGTGCGCATCGCCGTCGTGGAGCTGTTCGTCATGGCGGCCGCGATCGGCCTGGCCGTCGCCCTGTCCCGCACGCCGACCCCCGTCGGCGACGACGTGCTCAAGACGCCCGTCGAGGAGCTGCTGGGCGGCCCGATGCCGGCCGCTCCGACCGTGCTGCGACTCCTGTGGGGCTTCGCCGGCAACGGCGTCGGGCTCGCGATCGTCGGTCTCGGCACGGCGTTCTACCTCCGCGGCGTCTGGGCGATGCACCGGCGGGGCGACGCGTGGCCGGTCGGGCGCACGATCTCGTGGCTGGTGGGCATGGTCGCCATCGCGTGGGCGACCTTCGGTGGCCTGGGGGAGTACTCCCACGTGCTGTTCAGCGCCCACATGGCGTCCCACATGCTGCTCTCGATGGTGGCGCCGATCTTCCTCGTCCTCGGAGCGCCGGTGACGCTCGCGCTGCGCACGCTGCCGGGCCCGCGGCAGCCCGGGGAGGTGTCGCCCCGCGCGATGCTGCTGGGCTTCCTGAACTCCCGGTTCTCCCAGGTCATCACCCACCCGCTCGTCGGCCCGGTGCTGTTCGTCGGCAGCCTCTACGGTCTGTACTTCACCGGGATCTTCGAGACGCTCATGGGCAGCCACTGGGGCCACGCCGTCATGGAGATCCACTTCCTCGCCGTCGGCACGTTGTTCTACTACGTCCTGATCGGGATCGACCCGTCCCCGCGCAACCTGCAGCCGATCGCCCGGTTCGGGATGCTGCTCGTGACCGTCCCGTTCCACGCGTTCTTCGCGATCGCGGTGATGTCGTCCAACACGGTCTTCGCGCTGGACTACTGGAAGTCGCTGGACCGGCCGTACCGCACCGACCTGCTGGCCGACCAGTACCTCGGCGGCGGGATGGCCTGGGCGATGGGGGAGGTCCCCCTCGTGCTGGTCATGGTCGCGATCCTCTTCCAGTGGTTCCGCTCCGACACCCGTGAGGCCAAGCGCTACGACCGCGCGGAGGACCGCAACGAGGACGCCGCCCTCGAGGCGTACAACGCGCGGCTGCGTGACCTCGCCGAGCACGGCAGGCGCCGCGAGCCCTAG
- a CDS encoding copper resistance CopC family protein — protein sequence MRNDVLLRGVLLGLAVPVLLLTGGLGSGPASAHAALVGSDPKAGSTLAVAPTTITLRFNEAVGNPAYVAVTAPDGSKVEVTDVKAVDQNVTATVEDADMRGRYSAAYRIMSTDGHPVTGTVAYEVTAGRTVGQVEAPQEQSFLHRHRGHLLWGILAAAVAVALLLAPLRRRDDADRA from the coding sequence GTGCGTAACGACGTCCTCCTCCGCGGGGTCCTGCTGGGCCTCGCCGTGCCCGTCCTGTTGCTGACGGGCGGCCTCGGGTCGGGACCGGCCAGTGCCCACGCGGCGCTGGTCGGCTCCGACCCGAAGGCCGGGTCGACCCTCGCGGTCGCCCCCACGACCATCACCCTGCGGTTCAACGAGGCGGTCGGCAATCCCGCGTACGTGGCCGTGACGGCGCCCGACGGGTCGAAGGTCGAGGTGACCGACGTCAAGGCGGTCGACCAGAACGTGACCGCGACCGTCGAGGACGCCGACATGAGGGGGCGCTACTCCGCGGCGTACCGGATCATGTCGACCGACGGTCATCCCGTCACCGGCACCGTCGCGTACGAGGTGACCGCCGGCCGCACCGTGGGCCAGGTGGAGGCGCCGCAGGAGCAGTCGTTCCTGCACCGGCACCGGGGCCATCTGCTGTGGGGCATCCTCGCCGCCGCCGTCGCGGTCGCCCTGCTCCTGGCACCCCTGAGGAGGCGCGATGACGCAGACCGTGCGTGA
- a CDS encoding YcnI family protein — MHRTTARLSAALVTAALVAVAAPASAHVGVSSTDASQGGFGKAVFRVPNESDTAATTKLVVTLPEKTPFAFVTAGAKPGWKVEVSKEKLDKPTKVGSFELTEVVRTITWTATDGGTPTSQFDEFAISGGPFPEQDSIAFAAQQTYDDGEVVDWDEVQKGDTEPEHPAPTMTLAELTDDGHGAAPAAHSEDAAAAGADVEESGNDLGTWLGGAALVVAVAALVVALRQNRRRA, encoded by the coding sequence ATGCATCGCACCACCGCGCGGCTCAGTGCTGCGCTCGTCACGGCTGCCCTGGTGGCCGTGGCAGCCCCCGCCTCGGCCCACGTCGGCGTCTCGTCCACGGACGCGTCGCAGGGCGGCTTCGGCAAGGCCGTCTTCCGCGTGCCGAACGAGTCCGACACGGCCGCCACGACCAAGCTGGTCGTCACCCTGCCGGAGAAGACCCCGTTCGCGTTCGTCACGGCCGGCGCCAAGCCCGGCTGGAAGGTCGAGGTCTCCAAGGAGAAGCTCGACAAGCCCACCAAGGTGGGCAGCTTCGAGCTGACCGAGGTGGTCCGCACGATCACCTGGACGGCCACCGATGGCGGGACCCCCACGAGCCAGTTCGACGAGTTCGCGATCTCCGGCGGCCCGTTCCCCGAGCAGGACTCGATCGCCTTCGCGGCCCAGCAGACGTACGACGACGGCGAGGTCGTCGACTGGGACGAGGTCCAGAAGGGCGACACCGAGCCGGAGCACCCGGCTCCCACCATGACGCTCGCCGAGCTGACCGACGACGGCCACGGCGCGGCACCCGCGGCGCACAGCGAGGACGCCGCCGCGGCCGGCGCGGACGTCGAGGAGTCGGGCAACGACCTCGGGACGTGGCTCGGCGGAGCGGCGCTCGTGGTGGCCGTCGCCGCACTGGTTGTGGCACTGAGACAGAATCGACGTCGTGCGTAA
- the rocD gene encoding ornithine--oxo-acid transaminase, whose amino-acid sequence MADSGQTASYIKLDEEWGAHNYHPLPVVIAEAEGAWVTDVEGNRYLDFLSGYSALNFGHRHPALIAAAREQMDRLTLTSRAFHNDQFGAFCRELAELTGTEMVLTMNTGAEAVESAIKVARKWAYEVKGVEFNAAEIIVASGNFHGRTTTIVSFSDDPVAHDNYGPFTPGFVTVPYGDLEAIRAAITPNTAAILMEPIQGEAGVIVPPSGFFAGVRQLCDENDVLMIDDEIQAGLARTGHVFALDHEDVRADLYTLGKALGGGIIPISAVVGRADVLGVLKPGQHGSTFGGYPMACAVGRAVVDLLSTGEFQARSAELGRYLHGRLDELVGKGVATVRGRGLWAGVDIDPLAKTGREVSMALRDRGVLCKETHERTLRIAPPLVITKDEIDHAVDALAGALQA is encoded by the coding sequence ATGGCAGATTCCGGACAGACAGCCTCCTACATCAAGCTCGACGAGGAGTGGGGCGCGCACAACTACCACCCCCTGCCCGTCGTCATCGCGGAGGCGGAGGGCGCCTGGGTGACCGACGTCGAGGGCAACCGCTACCTCGACTTCCTGTCGGGCTACTCCGCCCTGAACTTCGGGCACCGCCATCCCGCGCTGATCGCTGCCGCGCGTGAACAGATGGACCGGCTGACGCTGACGTCGCGCGCCTTCCACAACGACCAGTTCGGCGCGTTCTGCCGCGAGCTCGCCGAGCTCACCGGCACCGAGATGGTGCTGACGATGAACACCGGGGCCGAGGCCGTCGAGTCCGCGATCAAGGTCGCCCGCAAGTGGGCGTACGAGGTCAAGGGCGTGGAGTTCAACGCCGCCGAGATCATCGTGGCGTCGGGCAACTTCCACGGCCGCACGACCACGATCGTCTCGTTCTCGGACGACCCGGTCGCCCACGACAACTACGGTCCGTTCACCCCGGGCTTCGTCACCGTCCCGTACGGCGACCTCGAGGCCATCCGCGCGGCGATCACCCCCAACACGGCCGCCATCTTGATGGAGCCGATCCAGGGCGAGGCCGGCGTGATCGTGCCGCCGTCCGGGTTCTTCGCCGGGGTGCGCCAGCTGTGCGACGAGAACGACGTGCTGATGATCGACGACGAGATCCAGGCGGGACTGGCGCGCACGGGCCACGTCTTCGCGCTCGACCACGAGGACGTCCGCGCCGATCTCTACACCTTGGGCAAGGCGCTGGGCGGCGGCATCATCCCCATCTCGGCCGTCGTCGGGCGCGCCGACGTCCTCGGCGTCCTCAAGCCCGGACAGCACGGGTCGACGTTCGGCGGCTACCCGATGGCCTGCGCCGTCGGCCGTGCCGTGGTGGACCTGCTGTCCACCGGTGAGTTCCAGGCCAGGTCGGCCGAGCTCGGGCGGTACCTGCACGGCCGCCTCGACGAGCTGGTCGGCAAGGGCGTCGCCACCGTCCGTGGGCGGGGCCTGTGGGCCGGCGTCGACATCGACCCCCTGGCCAAGACCGGTCGCGAGGTGTCGATGGCACTGCGCGACCGCGGCGTGCTGTGCAAGGAGACGCACGAGCGCACGCTGCGCATCGCTCCCCCGCTGGTGATCACCAAGGACGAGATCGACCACGCGGTCGACGCCCTCGCGGGGGCACTGCAGGCGTAG